One genomic region from Flagellimonas oceani encodes:
- a CDS encoding gamma-glutamylcyclotransferase family protein: protein MKEPIHLLFSYGTLQLEKVQLKNYGRTLKGKRDSLRGYKIEKIKITDATVVAKSQLEHHPIAVKSNSETDCIEGTLFEITTAELVETDAYEVGDYRRIYETFESGQEAWVYVAKNTTP from the coding sequence ATGAAGGAACCAATACACTTACTCTTCTCCTATGGTACATTGCAACTCGAGAAGGTTCAGCTTAAAAATTATGGACGCACCTTAAAAGGAAAGCGGGATAGTTTGCGGGGATACAAGATTGAAAAAATAAAAATCACGGATGCTACGGTAGTTGCCAAAAGTCAACTGGAACATCACCCGATTGCCGTAAAGTCAAATTCTGAAACAGATTGTATCGAAGGAACCCTATTTGAGATCACCACGGCCGAACTTGTTGAAACGGATGCGTATGAAGTGGGCGATTACCGCAGAATATACGAAACCTTTGAATCCGGACAAGAGGCCTGGGTCTATGTGGCCAAAAATACAACCCCATGA
- a CDS encoding DUF2024 family protein has protein sequence MKVAVWDTYVTKKDGSTMHFDIVVPEEVTNKAMIHGYGRAYLRTKGQEGQPLTSKECSFCHMETLRSEWEAEIKQQGYIIIEMENCQ, from the coding sequence ATGAAAGTAGCAGTTTGGGACACTTATGTGACTAAAAAAGACGGTAGCACCATGCACTTTGACATTGTAGTCCCCGAAGAAGTCACAAATAAGGCTATGATCCACGGTTATGGCAGGGCTTATCTAAGAACCAAGGGACAGGAAGGACAACCCCTGACATCAAAAGAATGCAGCTTCTGCCATATGGAAACCTTGAGGTCGGAATGGGAAGCGGAAATCAAGCAACAGGGATATATTATCATCGAAATGGAAAATTGCCAATGA
- a CDS encoding thioredoxin family protein, protein MTKSVFYHAGCPVCVSAEHDIINLVGKDNVELVHIGEDRNRIAEAEKAGVKSVPALLTPNGNVLHINFGASMADVKG, encoded by the coding sequence ATGACTAAATCAGTATTTTATCACGCAGGATGTCCAGTTTGTGTGAGCGCAGAGCACGACATCATCAATCTAGTGGGCAAGGACAATGTAGAACTTGTTCACATTGGCGAAGACCGAAACCGAATTGCAGAAGCCGAAAAAGCAGGGGTAAAATCGGTTCCCGCTTTGCTGACTCCCAATGGAAATGTACTGCACATTAATTTTGGCGCGTCCATGGCCGATGTAAAGGGATAA
- a CDS encoding TetR family transcriptional regulator, with the protein MGRKSLGPTRKLEIIQAFYEVAKHIGLENASIAKVAESMGISNGLVMHYFNTKDELLLGLNEYILQQHMNVLVEGNLSTLKTREDLENLIRNLFSRKWNQYFDDGVFYSCYALVYRNKAFNDSFKQYLLQLHEVLHEELKMAYDHGIITNTNIEELTEIIFALVDGSYYYMGMFPTGDDNHRKQQEIYINHCLSLFKYEDS; encoded by the coding sequence ATGGGAAGAAAAAGCTTGGGGCCAACAAGAAAACTGGAGATTATCCAAGCCTTTTATGAAGTGGCGAAGCATATTGGTCTAGAGAATGCCTCAATAGCCAAAGTCGCGGAATCCATGGGTATCAGCAATGGATTGGTGATGCACTACTTTAACACTAAAGATGAGTTGCTCTTGGGTTTGAACGAGTATATTCTGCAACAACATATGAATGTGTTGGTTGAAGGAAATCTATCCACTTTAAAGACCCGTGAAGATCTTGAAAACCTCATCAGAAATTTATTTTCCCGTAAATGGAACCAATATTTTGACGATGGTGTCTTCTATAGTTGTTATGCACTGGTATATAGAAACAAGGCATTCAACGACAGTTTTAAACAATACCTATTACAGCTCCACGAAGTTCTTCATGAAGAATTAAAAATGGCTTATGACCATGGCATTATAACCAATACCAATATTGAGGAATTGACGGAAATAATATTTGCTCTGGTTGATGGTTCCTATTATTACATGGGCATGTTTCCAACAGGTGATGACAACCATAGAAAACAGCAGGAAATCTATATTAATCATTGTTTGAGCCTTTTTAAGTATGAAGATTCATGA
- a CDS encoding alkaline phosphatase family protein, which yields MNISKLSVIIGILVMGMSRAQDVQSDLSDKKVVFIIVDGISADQLKTANTPYLDQIGRVGAYTDAYVGGGKGTYSETPTISAVGYNSLITGTWANKHNVWGNGIKSPNYNYPTIFRLYKDHNPNGTIGVFSSWLDNRTKLLGEGMDATGQIQVDHHFDGLEYDTINFPHDIRRNFMKLIDYTVADHAAETIRREGPDLSWVYLEFSDDMGHGYGDSDRFTAAVEFEDYLVGKIWKAVEERRTEHKEEWLFVVTTDHGRTEEDGKHHGGQSDRERSTWIVTNSKDTNGYFNSKTPGVVDILPTIVDFLNIEVPQSVRREWDGVSLIQPVDAVDLRAIKKGSHLEVSWEALSEGSGNLYMSSTNAFKNGGQDDYKLIETVQLEKGKLKIPLRKLSKGFCKLILETKNTTLNTWYVEE from the coding sequence ATGAATATAAGTAAGCTTAGTGTAATTATAGGAATACTGGTTATGGGCATGTCCAGAGCACAAGATGTTCAATCGGATTTGTCGGATAAGAAAGTGGTCTTCATCATTGTTGATGGTATTTCTGCAGATCAATTAAAGACAGCTAATACTCCCTATTTGGATCAAATTGGCAGGGTTGGTGCCTATACTGATGCTTATGTCGGTGGGGGAAAGGGGACTTACTCCGAAACCCCTACCATATCGGCCGTAGGGTACAATAGTTTGATCACCGGCACGTGGGCAAACAAGCATAACGTCTGGGGCAATGGCATTAAGAGTCCAAATTATAACTATCCAACCATTTTTAGATTGTATAAAGACCACAATCCAAATGGCACCATAGGTGTGTTTTCTTCGTGGCTTGACAATAGAACAAAATTATTGGGCGAGGGCATGGACGCTACTGGGCAAATACAGGTGGATCATCATTTTGATGGGTTGGAATACGATACCATCAACTTTCCCCACGATATCCGTCGAAATTTTATGAAGCTCATTGATTATACAGTGGCCGATCATGCTGCTGAGACCATACGGCGTGAAGGTCCTGATTTGTCCTGGGTCTATTTGGAATTCTCCGACGATATGGGCCATGGTTATGGAGATAGCGACCGTTTTACCGCTGCCGTTGAGTTTGAAGATTACTTGGTGGGAAAAATATGGAAGGCTGTTGAAGAGCGTCGAACCGAACATAAGGAGGAATGGTTGTTCGTGGTCACCACCGATCATGGTAGAACAGAAGAAGACGGTAAGCATCACGGCGGACAATCGGACCGTGAGCGAAGTACTTGGATAGTAACCAATTCGAAGGATACCAATGGTTACTTCAATTCGAAAACTCCCGGGGTGGTGGATATACTTCCAACCATTGTGGACTTTCTGAACATCGAAGTACCACAATCGGTACGCCGCGAGTGGGATGGAGTTTCCCTTATTCAACCCGTGGATGCTGTCGATTTGAGGGCAATCAAAAAGGGTAGCCACCTTGAGGTATCCTGGGAAGCTCTATCGGAGGGCAGTGGAAATCTCTACATGAGTTCCACCAATGCGTTTAAAAATGGAGGGCAGGATGATTATAAACTCATCGAAACAGTACAGCTCGAAAAGGGAAAATTGAAAATTCCATTGCGCAAACTATCCAAAGGGTTTTGCAAGCTCATATTGGAAACCAAAAACACCACATTGAATACGTGGTATGTAGAAGAATAA
- a CDS encoding SusC/RagA family TonB-linked outer membrane protein produces the protein MKNTLLFVFLLTVFTSGFAQKEVSGTVGDASGVPLPGVTVMVQGTANGTTTDFDGNYSISVAEGQVLVFSYIGFTKKEITVGTSNIMDVTLEEDVQSLNEVVVVGFGTQKKVNLSGAVNNVSVAQLSTRPINNVTQGLQGISPGLNIDFSSGAPGANPKINIRGFTSINGGDPLVLIDNIPSDVSYLNQLAPEDIESISVLKDASSAAIYGARAAFGVVLVTTKSGSDGKMRINYNTNVTVGTPTVLPEKISDPYIYMRLQETASKNTPWHNQYFTTEQLQWARERSDDPFGTVGVRESTTNPGLWEYMGNRDWTDYFLSSSTYSQNHSLSATGGTEKINYFMSGSYNKDNGSLILAEDYFTRTGMRSKLNAQLTDWLSVGNNTSYITGKRKNPSYFDIGTLFNFNSYAFAENPDGSWANTPVGRMAARLQDGGDEEYITHTFRTNFTAQAWLIKDILKVNAEYTYEQENQNYDAFYSKYQIGFGPDDVREEGNNQVWKDFGSEQYNVLNIYATFNKNFGDDHQLTLLAGYNQEEFRAEYISLNRTGVISSSLPTLNLATGPILLDESDSAIYSWALRGAFYRANYIFKDRYILELNGRYDGSSRFPKDKRFGFFPSVSGAWNVSREPFMEALEPTVSLLKFRASYGSLGNQDVSSFGYIPSMSAGQGNYIIGGELPTQVGAPGLVSSNYSWETVTTKNFGVDIGLFNNKFNATLDVYRRDTKDMLTVGTDLPGVLGASEPNENAADLKTEGWELSLSYKDSFGNPNNPFNLNARLVLSDSRSYITSFENPNNSLTQYREGMELGEIWGLTSDGLFQSQAEIDALDESAIIPWGALEIVEGWPKYVDLDGNQKIEKGMTADDPKDLSVIGNMLPRYRFGINLNMDWNNFDLGVFLQGVGKRDFYPKDYIYWGFYQQPYAGGYAHLKDFYRGSDDPADLMAQHSQAYIDAGYASANTDARFPVFQSWLADRNLGERIDQAQGLAIPQTGYMLSAAYLRLKNITLGYTIPASYTKKMGITSLRIYFSGDNIFEWSEVSDYFDPESISDVENRINPAHSAGRNETSGYQYPYQRKYAFGINVTF, from the coding sequence ATGAAAAACACATTACTATTCGTATTCTTATTGACCGTTTTTACCTCAGGGTTCGCCCAGAAGGAGGTGTCCGGTACGGTCGGAGATGCTTCAGGTGTCCCTCTACCAGGGGTAACCGTTATGGTGCAGGGAACGGCCAACGGTACCACTACCGATTTTGACGGTAACTATTCCATAAGTGTGGCCGAAGGTCAAGTACTGGTATTTTCCTATATCGGTTTTACCAAAAAGGAGATTACAGTTGGAACATCAAACATTATGGATGTAACCTTGGAAGAAGATGTCCAAAGTTTAAATGAAGTTGTTGTCGTAGGTTTTGGTACACAAAAAAAGGTCAACCTTTCCGGAGCTGTCAACAATGTCTCGGTAGCGCAATTATCTACAAGGCCAATAAACAACGTGACCCAAGGGCTACAAGGAATTTCCCCTGGTCTTAATATCGATTTTTCCAGTGGGGCACCCGGTGCAAACCCAAAGATCAATATTAGGGGATTCACCTCCATCAATGGTGGTGACCCTTTGGTACTCATAGATAATATACCTTCTGATGTTTCATACCTCAATCAACTTGCTCCCGAGGATATCGAAAGTATTTCCGTGCTAAAAGATGCATCCTCTGCTGCCATTTATGGTGCAAGGGCAGCTTTTGGGGTTGTTTTGGTAACCACCAAGAGTGGTTCGGATGGCAAGATGCGAATCAATTATAATACCAATGTTACGGTGGGCACACCCACCGTGTTGCCCGAGAAAATTTCCGATCCCTACATTTATATGAGGCTTCAGGAAACAGCATCAAAAAATACACCATGGCACAACCAATATTTCACGACCGAACAATTGCAATGGGCCAGGGAACGTAGCGATGATCCTTTCGGTACTGTTGGTGTACGTGAAAGCACTACAAACCCCGGTTTATGGGAATACATGGGGAACAGGGATTGGACCGATTACTTTTTGTCGAGTTCCACCTATTCCCAAAACCATAGTTTGAGTGCTACGGGGGGAACGGAAAAAATAAATTATTTCATGTCCGGTTCCTACAATAAGGACAATGGTTCCTTGATCTTGGCGGAAGACTATTTCACCAGAACGGGAATGCGTTCCAAATTAAATGCCCAATTGACCGATTGGTTGTCCGTCGGTAACAACACCTCTTACATTACCGGTAAGCGAAAGAATCCATCTTATTTTGATATCGGCACCCTTTTCAATTTTAATAGCTATGCCTTCGCGGAGAATCCGGATGGAAGTTGGGCCAATACGCCCGTAGGTCGAATGGCCGCGCGGTTACAGGATGGTGGTGATGAAGAATATATAACCCATACCTTCCGTACCAATTTTACCGCCCAAGCGTGGTTGATCAAGGATATTCTTAAGGTGAACGCAGAGTATACTTACGAACAGGAAAACCAAAATTATGATGCTTTCTACTCCAAGTACCAGATAGGATTTGGCCCTGATGATGTCAGGGAAGAAGGCAACAATCAAGTTTGGAAGGATTTTGGTTCGGAGCAGTACAACGTATTGAATATTTATGCCACTTTCAATAAGAATTTTGGAGATGACCACCAATTGACATTGCTTGCAGGTTATAATCAAGAAGAATTCAGGGCTGAATACATCTCTTTGAACCGAACAGGTGTGATCTCATCTTCACTTCCAACATTGAACTTGGCAACGGGCCCCATACTTCTTGATGAGTCGGATTCCGCCATTTATAGCTGGGCACTCCGTGGTGCATTTTATAGGGCCAATTACATTTTCAAGGATCGTTACATATTAGAGCTTAATGGAAGGTATGATGGGTCCTCCCGTTTTCCAAAGGATAAACGCTTTGGCTTTTTCCCTTCCGTTTCCGGGGCCTGGAATGTATCCCGTGAACCTTTTATGGAAGCTTTGGAACCAACAGTGAGCCTCTTGAAGTTCAGGGCTTCCTATGGATCGCTGGGCAATCAGGACGTTAGTTCTTTTGGGTATATTCCTTCCATGAGTGCAGGGCAGGGAAATTATATAATTGGCGGGGAACTGCCCACCCAAGTCGGTGCCCCGGGACTGGTATCGTCCAATTACTCCTGGGAAACGGTGACTACTAAAAACTTTGGTGTGGATATAGGTCTTTTCAACAATAAATTCAATGCAACATTGGACGTTTATCGTAGGGATACCAAGGACATGTTGACTGTTGGAACTGATTTGCCCGGCGTGTTGGGAGCCTCGGAACCCAATGAAAATGCAGCAGACCTAAAAACAGAAGGTTGGGAACTTTCCCTTTCCTATAAGGACAGTTTTGGAAACCCCAATAATCCCTTTAATCTGAATGCGAGGCTTGTTCTAAGTGATAGCCGATCATACATCACCAGTTTTGAAAACCCTAACAACAGCCTTACCCAATACCGTGAAGGGATGGAGCTCGGTGAGATATGGGGATTGACTTCAGATGGACTATTTCAATCACAGGCAGAAATCGATGCTTTGGACGAGTCGGCCATTATTCCATGGGGAGCCTTGGAAATTGTTGAGGGTTGGCCTAAATACGTGGACCTGGACGGAAACCAAAAAATTGAGAAAGGTATGACTGCGGATGACCCTAAGGACTTAAGTGTTATAGGCAATATGTTGCCAAGGTATCGTTTCGGTATCAACCTCAACATGGATTGGAATAATTTTGACCTTGGTGTTTTTCTACAAGGTGTAGGAAAAAGAGATTTTTATCCAAAGGACTATATCTATTGGGGCTTTTATCAACAACCGTATGCAGGAGGCTATGCCCATTTGAAGGATTTTTACAGAGGCTCCGATGATCCCGCCGATTTAATGGCGCAACATTCACAGGCCTATATCGATGCAGGGTACGCCAGTGCCAATACCGATGCACGTTTTCCGGTGTTTCAATCATGGTTGGCCGACCGGAATCTGGGGGAGCGGATAGACCAAGCACAAGGATTGGCCATACCACAGACCGGGTATATGTTGAGTGCTGCCTATCTAAGGCTCAAGAATATTACTTTGGGGTACACCATACCTGCTTCCTATACCAAAAAAATGGGAATTACTTCACTGAGGATATACTTTTCCGGTGATAATATTTTTGAGTGGTCCGAAGTCTCGGATTACTTTGATCCCGAATCCATCTCCGATGTGGAGAACAGGATTAATCCAGCCCATAGTGCCGGACGTAACGAGACCAGTGGTTATCAATATCCCTATCAACGAAAGTACGCTTTCGGTATTAATGTTACATTTTAA